One genomic region from Argentina anserina chromosome 2, drPotAnse1.1, whole genome shotgun sequence encodes:
- the LOC126782358 gene encoding transcriptional corepressor LEUNIG isoform X3 — protein sequence MSQTNWEADKMLDVYIHDYLVKRDLKASAQAFQAEGKVSSDPVAIDAPGGFLFEWWSVFWDIFIARTNEKHSEVAASYIETQFIKAREQQQQQQQQQQSQQPQHAQQQQQQQQQQQQQQHMQMQQIMMQRHQQQQQQQQQQQQQQQQQQQQTQQQQPQQQQQPQQRRDGAHLLNGNTNGLVGNDPLMRQNPGTANAMATKMYEERLKLPQRDSLDDASLKQRFGENVGHLLDQNHASLLKSAGAGQSSGQVLHGTAGGMTQQVQSRNQQLPGATPDIKTEINPILNPRAPEGSLIGIPGSNQGGNNLTLKGWPLTGLDQLRSGLLQPQKPFIQAPQPFHQLQMLTPQHQQQLMLAQQNMTSPSASDDSRRLRMLLNNRSMGIGKDSLSNSVGDVVPNVGSPLQAASMMPRGDTDMLIKLKMAQLQQQQNSNPQQLQQHALSAQQLQSSNNNPHLQDKMGGAGSITMDASMSNSFRGNDQVSKNQPGRKRKQPVSSSGPANSTGTANTTGPSPSSAPSTPSTHTPGDVISMPALPHSGGSSKPLMMFGADGTGTLTSPSNPLADMDRFVEDGSLDDNVESFLSHDDADPRDPVGRGIVSKGFTFTEVNSVRASPSKVTSCHFSSDGKLLTSGGHDKKAVLWYADTLKPKSTLEEHSALITDVRFSPSMPRLATSSFDKTVRVWDADNTGYSLRTFMGHNAPVMSVDFHPNKDDLICSCDGDGEIRYWSINNGSCARVSKGGTTQVRFQPRVGRYLAAAAENVVSILDVETQACRHSLQGHTKPINSVSWDPSGEFLASLSEDSVRVWTFGSGNEGECVHELSCNGNKFHSCVFHPTYASLLVIGCYQSLELWNMTENKTMTLSAHEGLIASLAVSTVTGLVASASHDKWVKLWK from the exons ATGTCTCAGACTAACTGGGAAGCTGATAAAAT GTTAGATGTCTATATCCATGATTATCTAGTGAAAAGAGACTTAAAGGCTTCTGCTCAAGCTTTCCAAGCTGAAGGGAAGGTGTCTTCTGATCCCGTTG cTATTGATGCACCGGGAGGTTTTCTATTTGAATGGTGGTCAGTTTTCTGGGATATTTTTATTGCTAGGACCAATGAGAAGCATTCAGAGGTTGCTGCATCTTACATTGAg ACACAGTTTATTAAAGCAAgggagcagcagcagcagcagcaacaacagCAGCAATCCCAGCAACCGCAACATGCAcaacaacagcagcagcagcagcagcagcaacagcaACAGCAACACATGCAAATGCAGCAGATTATGATGCAAAGAcatcagcagcagcagcagcaacaacaacaacagcagcagcagcagcagcaacaacaacagcagACACAACAACAGCAACcacagcaacaacaacagccACAACAGAGAAGAGATGGGGCCCATCTCTTAAATGGAAATACAAATGGGCTTGTTGGAAACGATCCTCTCATGCGACAAAATCCTGGAACAGCAAATGCTATGGCTACTAAGATGTATGAGGAAAGACTAAAACTTCCTCAGAGAGATTCTTTGGATGATGCGTCTCTCAAG CAAAGATTTGGTGAAAATGTGGGCCATCTTTTGGATCAAAACCATGCTTCATTATTAAAGTCAGCTGGAGCTGGTCAGTCTTCAGG GCAAGTTTTGCATGGCACAGCTGGTGGGATGACTCAACAAGTCCAATCTCGAAATCAGCAACTGCCAGGAGCTACGCCA GATATAAAGACAGAAATTAATCCTATACTGAATCCAAGAGCTCCTGAGGGATCATTGATTGGCATTCCTG GGTCTAATCAGGGTGGTAACAACCTAACATTAAAAGGATGGCCACTCACT GGTCTGGATCAGCTTCGTTCTGGACTTCTTCAGCCACAAAAACCTTTTATACAAGCTCCTCAACCTTTTCATCAGCTTCAGATGCTGACGCCACAACACCAGCAACAACTTATGCTTGCCCAGCAAAATATGACATCGCCATCTGCCAGTGATGATAGTAGAAGACTAAGAATGCTATTGAATAATCGAAGTATGGGGATTGGGAAGGATAGCCTTTCTAATTCTGTTGGCGATGTAGTGCCAAATGTAGGATCACCTCTTCAAGCTGCATCTATGATGCCTCGTGGAGATACAGATATGCTGATTAAG TTAAAAATGGCTCAACTACAGCAACAGCAGAATAGTAATCCACAACAGCTTCAGCAGCACGCTCTTTCTGCTCAGCAGTTGCAAAGTTCAAATAATAATCCTCATCTACAAGATAAAATGGGGGGTGCTGGCAGCATCACAATGGATGCTAGCATGTCAAACTCTTTTCGAGGAAATGATCAG GTTTCAAAAAATCAGCCTGGGAGAAAGAGAAAGCAGCCGGTGTCATCTTCAGGCCCTGCTAATAGCACGGGAACAGCAAACACAACTGGACCTTCCCCAAGTTCAGCCCCTTCCACTCCTTCAACCCACACTCCTGGTGATGTAATATCAATGCCTGCCTTACCCCATAGTGGTGGATCTTCTAAGCCTCTAATGATGTTTGGTGCTGATGGTACTGGTACGCTTACCTCCCCCTCAAATCCACTG GCTGATATGGATCGATTTGTGGAGGACGGGTCTCTTGATGATAATGTGGAGTCTTTTTTATCTCATGATGATGCGGACCCTAGAGATCCTGTTGGTCGAGGTATTGTCAGCAAAG GGTTCACATTCACGGAAGTAAACTCTGTTAGAGCAAGCCCAAGCAAAGTTACTAGTTGTCACTTCTCATCAGATGGAAAGCTTCTTACTAGTGGCGGCCATGATAAAAAG GCAGTATTATGGTACGCTGATACTTTGAAGCCAAAGTCTACACTTGAAGAACATTCAGCTTTGATAACTGATGTTCGGTTCAGTCCAAGCATGCCACGGCTTGCAACATCTTCATTTGATAAAACTGTCAGAGTCTGGGACGCTGATAAT ACTGGTTATTCACTCCGCACCTTCATGGGACATAATGCGCCAGTGATGTCAGTAGATTTCCACCCGAACAAGGACGATCTTATCTGTTCTTGTGATGGAGATGGTGAGATACGGTACTGGAGCATCAACAATGGCAGCTGTGCAAGAGTCTCCAAG GGTGGGACGACTCAGGTGAGATTCCAACCTCGTGTTGGAAGATATCTTGCTGCAGCAGCAGAGAATGTTGTGTCTATACTGGATGTGGAGACACAGGCTTGTCGGCATTCATTACAG GGACATACAAAGCCTATTAATTCTGTGAGCTGGGATCCTTCTGGTGAGTTCCTTGCTTCCCTGAGTGAGGACTCGGTCAGAGTTTGGACTTTCGGATCGGGAAATGAAGGGGAATGTGTTCATGAATTGAGCTGTAATGGCAATAAATTTCATTCCTGTGTTTTCCATCCAACATACGCTTCTCTGCTGGTCATTGGTTGTTACCAG TCTTTGGAGCTATGGAACATGACAGAGAACAAGACAATGACTCTATCAGCACATGAAGGTCTTATTGCTTCATTGGCTGTGTCAACCGTAACAGGTTTGGTTGCTTCAGCTAGTCATGATAAGTGGGTTAAGCTCTGGAAGTGA
- the LOC126782358 gene encoding transcriptional corepressor LEUNIG isoform X4, protein MSQTNWEADKMLDVYIHDYLVKRDLKASAQAFQAEGKVSSDPVAIDAPGGFLFEWWSVFWDIFIARTNEKHSEVAASYIETQFIKAREQQQQQQQQQQSQQPQHAQQQQQQQQQQQQQQHMQMQQIMMQRHQQQQQQQQQQQQQQQQQQQQTQQQQPQQQQQPQQRRDGAHLLNGNTNGLVGNDPLMRQNPGTANAMATKMYEERLKLPQRDSLDDASLKQRFGENVGHLLDQNHASLLKSAGAGQSSGQVLHGTAGGMTQQVQSRNQQLPGATPDIKTEINPILNPRAPEGSLIGIPGSNQGGNNLTLKGWPLTGLDQLRSGLLQPQKPFIQAPQPFHQLQMLTPQHQQQLMLAQQNMTSPSASDDSRRLRMLLNNRSMGIGKDSLSNSVGDVVPNVGSPLQAASMMPRGDTDMLIKLKMAQLQQQQNSNPQQLQQHALSAQQLQSSNNNPHLQDKMGGAGSITMDASMSNSFRGNDQVSKNQPGRKRKQPVSSSGPANSTGTANTTGPSPSSAPSTPSTHTPGDVISMPALPHSGGSSKPLMMFGADGTGTLTSPSNPLADMDRFVEDGSLDDNVESFLSHDDADPRDPVGRGFTFTEVNSVRASPSKVTSCHFSSDGKLLTSGGHDKKAVLWYADTLKPKSTLEEHSALITDVRFSPSMPRLATSSFDKTVRVWDADNTGYSLRTFMGHNAPVMSVDFHPNKDDLICSCDGDGEIRYWSINNGSCARVSKGGTTQVRFQPRVGRYLAAAAENVVSILDVETQACRHSLQGHTKPINSVSWDPSGEFLASLSEDSVRVWTFGSGNEGECVHELSCNGNKFHSCVFHPTYASLLVIGCYQSLELWNMTENKTMTLSAHEGLIASLAVSTVTGLVASASHDKWVKLWK, encoded by the exons ATGTCTCAGACTAACTGGGAAGCTGATAAAAT GTTAGATGTCTATATCCATGATTATCTAGTGAAAAGAGACTTAAAGGCTTCTGCTCAAGCTTTCCAAGCTGAAGGGAAGGTGTCTTCTGATCCCGTTG cTATTGATGCACCGGGAGGTTTTCTATTTGAATGGTGGTCAGTTTTCTGGGATATTTTTATTGCTAGGACCAATGAGAAGCATTCAGAGGTTGCTGCATCTTACATTGAg ACACAGTTTATTAAAGCAAgggagcagcagcagcagcagcaacaacagCAGCAATCCCAGCAACCGCAACATGCAcaacaacagcagcagcagcagcagcagcaacagcaACAGCAACACATGCAAATGCAGCAGATTATGATGCAAAGAcatcagcagcagcagcagcaacaacaacaacagcagcagcagcagcagcaacaacaacagcagACACAACAACAGCAACcacagcaacaacaacagccACAACAGAGAAGAGATGGGGCCCATCTCTTAAATGGAAATACAAATGGGCTTGTTGGAAACGATCCTCTCATGCGACAAAATCCTGGAACAGCAAATGCTATGGCTACTAAGATGTATGAGGAAAGACTAAAACTTCCTCAGAGAGATTCTTTGGATGATGCGTCTCTCAAG CAAAGATTTGGTGAAAATGTGGGCCATCTTTTGGATCAAAACCATGCTTCATTATTAAAGTCAGCTGGAGCTGGTCAGTCTTCAGG GCAAGTTTTGCATGGCACAGCTGGTGGGATGACTCAACAAGTCCAATCTCGAAATCAGCAACTGCCAGGAGCTACGCCA GATATAAAGACAGAAATTAATCCTATACTGAATCCAAGAGCTCCTGAGGGATCATTGATTGGCATTCCTG GGTCTAATCAGGGTGGTAACAACCTAACATTAAAAGGATGGCCACTCACT GGTCTGGATCAGCTTCGTTCTGGACTTCTTCAGCCACAAAAACCTTTTATACAAGCTCCTCAACCTTTTCATCAGCTTCAGATGCTGACGCCACAACACCAGCAACAACTTATGCTTGCCCAGCAAAATATGACATCGCCATCTGCCAGTGATGATAGTAGAAGACTAAGAATGCTATTGAATAATCGAAGTATGGGGATTGGGAAGGATAGCCTTTCTAATTCTGTTGGCGATGTAGTGCCAAATGTAGGATCACCTCTTCAAGCTGCATCTATGATGCCTCGTGGAGATACAGATATGCTGATTAAG TTAAAAATGGCTCAACTACAGCAACAGCAGAATAGTAATCCACAACAGCTTCAGCAGCACGCTCTTTCTGCTCAGCAGTTGCAAAGTTCAAATAATAATCCTCATCTACAAGATAAAATGGGGGGTGCTGGCAGCATCACAATGGATGCTAGCATGTCAAACTCTTTTCGAGGAAATGATCAG GTTTCAAAAAATCAGCCTGGGAGAAAGAGAAAGCAGCCGGTGTCATCTTCAGGCCCTGCTAATAGCACGGGAACAGCAAACACAACTGGACCTTCCCCAAGTTCAGCCCCTTCCACTCCTTCAACCCACACTCCTGGTGATGTAATATCAATGCCTGCCTTACCCCATAGTGGTGGATCTTCTAAGCCTCTAATGATGTTTGGTGCTGATGGTACTGGTACGCTTACCTCCCCCTCAAATCCACTG GCTGATATGGATCGATTTGTGGAGGACGGGTCTCTTGATGATAATGTGGAGTCTTTTTTATCTCATGATGATGCGGACCCTAGAGATCCTGTTGGTCGAG GGTTCACATTCACGGAAGTAAACTCTGTTAGAGCAAGCCCAAGCAAAGTTACTAGTTGTCACTTCTCATCAGATGGAAAGCTTCTTACTAGTGGCGGCCATGATAAAAAG GCAGTATTATGGTACGCTGATACTTTGAAGCCAAAGTCTACACTTGAAGAACATTCAGCTTTGATAACTGATGTTCGGTTCAGTCCAAGCATGCCACGGCTTGCAACATCTTCATTTGATAAAACTGTCAGAGTCTGGGACGCTGATAAT ACTGGTTATTCACTCCGCACCTTCATGGGACATAATGCGCCAGTGATGTCAGTAGATTTCCACCCGAACAAGGACGATCTTATCTGTTCTTGTGATGGAGATGGTGAGATACGGTACTGGAGCATCAACAATGGCAGCTGTGCAAGAGTCTCCAAG GGTGGGACGACTCAGGTGAGATTCCAACCTCGTGTTGGAAGATATCTTGCTGCAGCAGCAGAGAATGTTGTGTCTATACTGGATGTGGAGACACAGGCTTGTCGGCATTCATTACAG GGACATACAAAGCCTATTAATTCTGTGAGCTGGGATCCTTCTGGTGAGTTCCTTGCTTCCCTGAGTGAGGACTCGGTCAGAGTTTGGACTTTCGGATCGGGAAATGAAGGGGAATGTGTTCATGAATTGAGCTGTAATGGCAATAAATTTCATTCCTGTGTTTTCCATCCAACATACGCTTCTCTGCTGGTCATTGGTTGTTACCAG TCTTTGGAGCTATGGAACATGACAGAGAACAAGACAATGACTCTATCAGCACATGAAGGTCTTATTGCTTCATTGGCTGTGTCAACCGTAACAGGTTTGGTTGCTTCAGCTAGTCATGATAAGTGGGTTAAGCTCTGGAAGTGA
- the LOC126782358 gene encoding transcriptional corepressor LEUNIG isoform X2 gives MSQTNWEADKMLDVYIHDYLVKRDLKASAQAFQAEGKVSSDPVAIDAPGGFLFEWWSVFWDIFIARTNEKHSEVAASYIETQFIKAREQQQQQQQQQQSQQPQHAQQQQQQQQQQQQQQHMQMQQIMMQRHQQQQQQQQQQQQQQQQQQQQTQQQQPQQQQQPQQRRDGAHLLNGNTNGLVGNDPLMRQNPGTANAMATKMYEERLKLPQRDSLDDASLKQRFGENVGHLLDQNHASLLKSAGAGQSSGQVLHGTAGGMTQQVQSRNQQLPGATPDIKTEINPILNPRAPEGSLIGIPGSNQGGNNLTLKGWPLTGLDQLRSGLLQPQKPFIQAPQPFHQLQMLTPQHQQQLMLAQQNMTSPSASDDSRRLRMLLNNRSMGIGKDSLSNSVGDVVPNVGSPLQAASMMPRGDTDMLIKLKMAQLQQQQNSNPQQLQQHALSAQQLQSSNNNPHLQDKMGGAGSITMDASMSNSFRGNDQVSKNQPGRKRKQPVSSSGPANSTGTANTTGPSPSSAPSTPSTHTPGDVISMPALPHSGGSSKPLMMFGADGTGTLTSPSNPLWDDKDLELQADMDRFVEDGSLDDNVESFLSHDDADPRDPVGRGFTFTEVNSVRASPSKVTSCHFSSDGKLLTSGGHDKKAVLWYADTLKPKSTLEEHSALITDVRFSPSMPRLATSSFDKTVRVWDADNTGYSLRTFMGHNAPVMSVDFHPNKDDLICSCDGDGEIRYWSINNGSCARVSKGGTTQVRFQPRVGRYLAAAAENVVSILDVETQACRHSLQGHTKPINSVSWDPSGEFLASLSEDSVRVWTFGSGNEGECVHELSCNGNKFHSCVFHPTYASLLVIGCYQSLELWNMTENKTMTLSAHEGLIASLAVSTVTGLVASASHDKWVKLWK, from the exons ATGTCTCAGACTAACTGGGAAGCTGATAAAAT GTTAGATGTCTATATCCATGATTATCTAGTGAAAAGAGACTTAAAGGCTTCTGCTCAAGCTTTCCAAGCTGAAGGGAAGGTGTCTTCTGATCCCGTTG cTATTGATGCACCGGGAGGTTTTCTATTTGAATGGTGGTCAGTTTTCTGGGATATTTTTATTGCTAGGACCAATGAGAAGCATTCAGAGGTTGCTGCATCTTACATTGAg ACACAGTTTATTAAAGCAAgggagcagcagcagcagcagcaacaacagCAGCAATCCCAGCAACCGCAACATGCAcaacaacagcagcagcagcagcagcagcaacagcaACAGCAACACATGCAAATGCAGCAGATTATGATGCAAAGAcatcagcagcagcagcagcaacaacaacaacagcagcagcagcagcagcaacaacaacagcagACACAACAACAGCAACcacagcaacaacaacagccACAACAGAGAAGAGATGGGGCCCATCTCTTAAATGGAAATACAAATGGGCTTGTTGGAAACGATCCTCTCATGCGACAAAATCCTGGAACAGCAAATGCTATGGCTACTAAGATGTATGAGGAAAGACTAAAACTTCCTCAGAGAGATTCTTTGGATGATGCGTCTCTCAAG CAAAGATTTGGTGAAAATGTGGGCCATCTTTTGGATCAAAACCATGCTTCATTATTAAAGTCAGCTGGAGCTGGTCAGTCTTCAGG GCAAGTTTTGCATGGCACAGCTGGTGGGATGACTCAACAAGTCCAATCTCGAAATCAGCAACTGCCAGGAGCTACGCCA GATATAAAGACAGAAATTAATCCTATACTGAATCCAAGAGCTCCTGAGGGATCATTGATTGGCATTCCTG GGTCTAATCAGGGTGGTAACAACCTAACATTAAAAGGATGGCCACTCACT GGTCTGGATCAGCTTCGTTCTGGACTTCTTCAGCCACAAAAACCTTTTATACAAGCTCCTCAACCTTTTCATCAGCTTCAGATGCTGACGCCACAACACCAGCAACAACTTATGCTTGCCCAGCAAAATATGACATCGCCATCTGCCAGTGATGATAGTAGAAGACTAAGAATGCTATTGAATAATCGAAGTATGGGGATTGGGAAGGATAGCCTTTCTAATTCTGTTGGCGATGTAGTGCCAAATGTAGGATCACCTCTTCAAGCTGCATCTATGATGCCTCGTGGAGATACAGATATGCTGATTAAG TTAAAAATGGCTCAACTACAGCAACAGCAGAATAGTAATCCACAACAGCTTCAGCAGCACGCTCTTTCTGCTCAGCAGTTGCAAAGTTCAAATAATAATCCTCATCTACAAGATAAAATGGGGGGTGCTGGCAGCATCACAATGGATGCTAGCATGTCAAACTCTTTTCGAGGAAATGATCAG GTTTCAAAAAATCAGCCTGGGAGAAAGAGAAAGCAGCCGGTGTCATCTTCAGGCCCTGCTAATAGCACGGGAACAGCAAACACAACTGGACCTTCCCCAAGTTCAGCCCCTTCCACTCCTTCAACCCACACTCCTGGTGATGTAATATCAATGCCTGCCTTACCCCATAGTGGTGGATCTTCTAAGCCTCTAATGATGTTTGGTGCTGATGGTACTGGTACGCTTACCTCCCCCTCAAATCCACTG TGGGATGATAAAGATCTTGAATTGCAGGCTGATATGGATCGATTTGTGGAGGACGGGTCTCTTGATGATAATGTGGAGTCTTTTTTATCTCATGATGATGCGGACCCTAGAGATCCTGTTGGTCGAG GGTTCACATTCACGGAAGTAAACTCTGTTAGAGCAAGCCCAAGCAAAGTTACTAGTTGTCACTTCTCATCAGATGGAAAGCTTCTTACTAGTGGCGGCCATGATAAAAAG GCAGTATTATGGTACGCTGATACTTTGAAGCCAAAGTCTACACTTGAAGAACATTCAGCTTTGATAACTGATGTTCGGTTCAGTCCAAGCATGCCACGGCTTGCAACATCTTCATTTGATAAAACTGTCAGAGTCTGGGACGCTGATAAT ACTGGTTATTCACTCCGCACCTTCATGGGACATAATGCGCCAGTGATGTCAGTAGATTTCCACCCGAACAAGGACGATCTTATCTGTTCTTGTGATGGAGATGGTGAGATACGGTACTGGAGCATCAACAATGGCAGCTGTGCAAGAGTCTCCAAG GGTGGGACGACTCAGGTGAGATTCCAACCTCGTGTTGGAAGATATCTTGCTGCAGCAGCAGAGAATGTTGTGTCTATACTGGATGTGGAGACACAGGCTTGTCGGCATTCATTACAG GGACATACAAAGCCTATTAATTCTGTGAGCTGGGATCCTTCTGGTGAGTTCCTTGCTTCCCTGAGTGAGGACTCGGTCAGAGTTTGGACTTTCGGATCGGGAAATGAAGGGGAATGTGTTCATGAATTGAGCTGTAATGGCAATAAATTTCATTCCTGTGTTTTCCATCCAACATACGCTTCTCTGCTGGTCATTGGTTGTTACCAG TCTTTGGAGCTATGGAACATGACAGAGAACAAGACAATGACTCTATCAGCACATGAAGGTCTTATTGCTTCATTGGCTGTGTCAACCGTAACAGGTTTGGTTGCTTCAGCTAGTCATGATAAGTGGGTTAAGCTCTGGAAGTGA
- the LOC126782358 gene encoding transcriptional corepressor LEUNIG isoform X1: MSQTNWEADKMLDVYIHDYLVKRDLKASAQAFQAEGKVSSDPVAIDAPGGFLFEWWSVFWDIFIARTNEKHSEVAASYIETQFIKAREQQQQQQQQQQSQQPQHAQQQQQQQQQQQQQQHMQMQQIMMQRHQQQQQQQQQQQQQQQQQQQQTQQQQPQQQQQPQQRRDGAHLLNGNTNGLVGNDPLMRQNPGTANAMATKMYEERLKLPQRDSLDDASLKQRFGENVGHLLDQNHASLLKSAGAGQSSGQVLHGTAGGMTQQVQSRNQQLPGATPDIKTEINPILNPRAPEGSLIGIPGSNQGGNNLTLKGWPLTGLDQLRSGLLQPQKPFIQAPQPFHQLQMLTPQHQQQLMLAQQNMTSPSASDDSRRLRMLLNNRSMGIGKDSLSNSVGDVVPNVGSPLQAASMMPRGDTDMLIKLKMAQLQQQQNSNPQQLQQHALSAQQLQSSNNNPHLQDKMGGAGSITMDASMSNSFRGNDQVSKNQPGRKRKQPVSSSGPANSTGTANTTGPSPSSAPSTPSTHTPGDVISMPALPHSGGSSKPLMMFGADGTGTLTSPSNPLWDDKDLELQADMDRFVEDGSLDDNVESFLSHDDADPRDPVGRGIVSKGFTFTEVNSVRASPSKVTSCHFSSDGKLLTSGGHDKKAVLWYADTLKPKSTLEEHSALITDVRFSPSMPRLATSSFDKTVRVWDADNTGYSLRTFMGHNAPVMSVDFHPNKDDLICSCDGDGEIRYWSINNGSCARVSKGGTTQVRFQPRVGRYLAAAAENVVSILDVETQACRHSLQGHTKPINSVSWDPSGEFLASLSEDSVRVWTFGSGNEGECVHELSCNGNKFHSCVFHPTYASLLVIGCYQSLELWNMTENKTMTLSAHEGLIASLAVSTVTGLVASASHDKWVKLWK; this comes from the exons ATGTCTCAGACTAACTGGGAAGCTGATAAAAT GTTAGATGTCTATATCCATGATTATCTAGTGAAAAGAGACTTAAAGGCTTCTGCTCAAGCTTTCCAAGCTGAAGGGAAGGTGTCTTCTGATCCCGTTG cTATTGATGCACCGGGAGGTTTTCTATTTGAATGGTGGTCAGTTTTCTGGGATATTTTTATTGCTAGGACCAATGAGAAGCATTCAGAGGTTGCTGCATCTTACATTGAg ACACAGTTTATTAAAGCAAgggagcagcagcagcagcagcaacaacagCAGCAATCCCAGCAACCGCAACATGCAcaacaacagcagcagcagcagcagcagcaacagcaACAGCAACACATGCAAATGCAGCAGATTATGATGCAAAGAcatcagcagcagcagcagcaacaacaacaacagcagcagcagcagcagcaacaacaacagcagACACAACAACAGCAACcacagcaacaacaacagccACAACAGAGAAGAGATGGGGCCCATCTCTTAAATGGAAATACAAATGGGCTTGTTGGAAACGATCCTCTCATGCGACAAAATCCTGGAACAGCAAATGCTATGGCTACTAAGATGTATGAGGAAAGACTAAAACTTCCTCAGAGAGATTCTTTGGATGATGCGTCTCTCAAG CAAAGATTTGGTGAAAATGTGGGCCATCTTTTGGATCAAAACCATGCTTCATTATTAAAGTCAGCTGGAGCTGGTCAGTCTTCAGG GCAAGTTTTGCATGGCACAGCTGGTGGGATGACTCAACAAGTCCAATCTCGAAATCAGCAACTGCCAGGAGCTACGCCA GATATAAAGACAGAAATTAATCCTATACTGAATCCAAGAGCTCCTGAGGGATCATTGATTGGCATTCCTG GGTCTAATCAGGGTGGTAACAACCTAACATTAAAAGGATGGCCACTCACT GGTCTGGATCAGCTTCGTTCTGGACTTCTTCAGCCACAAAAACCTTTTATACAAGCTCCTCAACCTTTTCATCAGCTTCAGATGCTGACGCCACAACACCAGCAACAACTTATGCTTGCCCAGCAAAATATGACATCGCCATCTGCCAGTGATGATAGTAGAAGACTAAGAATGCTATTGAATAATCGAAGTATGGGGATTGGGAAGGATAGCCTTTCTAATTCTGTTGGCGATGTAGTGCCAAATGTAGGATCACCTCTTCAAGCTGCATCTATGATGCCTCGTGGAGATACAGATATGCTGATTAAG TTAAAAATGGCTCAACTACAGCAACAGCAGAATAGTAATCCACAACAGCTTCAGCAGCACGCTCTTTCTGCTCAGCAGTTGCAAAGTTCAAATAATAATCCTCATCTACAAGATAAAATGGGGGGTGCTGGCAGCATCACAATGGATGCTAGCATGTCAAACTCTTTTCGAGGAAATGATCAG GTTTCAAAAAATCAGCCTGGGAGAAAGAGAAAGCAGCCGGTGTCATCTTCAGGCCCTGCTAATAGCACGGGAACAGCAAACACAACTGGACCTTCCCCAAGTTCAGCCCCTTCCACTCCTTCAACCCACACTCCTGGTGATGTAATATCAATGCCTGCCTTACCCCATAGTGGTGGATCTTCTAAGCCTCTAATGATGTTTGGTGCTGATGGTACTGGTACGCTTACCTCCCCCTCAAATCCACTG TGGGATGATAAAGATCTTGAATTGCAGGCTGATATGGATCGATTTGTGGAGGACGGGTCTCTTGATGATAATGTGGAGTCTTTTTTATCTCATGATGATGCGGACCCTAGAGATCCTGTTGGTCGAGGTATTGTCAGCAAAG GGTTCACATTCACGGAAGTAAACTCTGTTAGAGCAAGCCCAAGCAAAGTTACTAGTTGTCACTTCTCATCAGATGGAAAGCTTCTTACTAGTGGCGGCCATGATAAAAAG GCAGTATTATGGTACGCTGATACTTTGAAGCCAAAGTCTACACTTGAAGAACATTCAGCTTTGATAACTGATGTTCGGTTCAGTCCAAGCATGCCACGGCTTGCAACATCTTCATTTGATAAAACTGTCAGAGTCTGGGACGCTGATAAT ACTGGTTATTCACTCCGCACCTTCATGGGACATAATGCGCCAGTGATGTCAGTAGATTTCCACCCGAACAAGGACGATCTTATCTGTTCTTGTGATGGAGATGGTGAGATACGGTACTGGAGCATCAACAATGGCAGCTGTGCAAGAGTCTCCAAG GGTGGGACGACTCAGGTGAGATTCCAACCTCGTGTTGGAAGATATCTTGCTGCAGCAGCAGAGAATGTTGTGTCTATACTGGATGTGGAGACACAGGCTTGTCGGCATTCATTACAG GGACATACAAAGCCTATTAATTCTGTGAGCTGGGATCCTTCTGGTGAGTTCCTTGCTTCCCTGAGTGAGGACTCGGTCAGAGTTTGGACTTTCGGATCGGGAAATGAAGGGGAATGTGTTCATGAATTGAGCTGTAATGGCAATAAATTTCATTCCTGTGTTTTCCATCCAACATACGCTTCTCTGCTGGTCATTGGTTGTTACCAG TCTTTGGAGCTATGGAACATGACAGAGAACAAGACAATGACTCTATCAGCACATGAAGGTCTTATTGCTTCATTGGCTGTGTCAACCGTAACAGGTTTGGTTGCTTCAGCTAGTCATGATAAGTGGGTTAAGCTCTGGAAGTGA